GCCCATCGCCTGCAGGAGGAAAGCACCGTCCAGAAGACCGGGGTGCTGGCGGGCAAACTGGTGCTCAAGCCTTAGTCGCAAAGGCAAGGCGCCATGATGAAGGTCAAAGGCCTCCGCTGGTACATCGCCGGCCTCCTTTGCTTTGCCTCAGCGCTGAACTACCTCGACCGGCAGACCCTGTCGGTGCTTATTGGCACCATCAAGACCGAACTCCACCTCAGCAACGCTAGTTACGGCCAGATCAATGCGTGGTTTCTCGCCAGCTACGGCGTGATGTATGCCGTCAGCGGTTTCATCATCGACCGCATCGGCACACGGCGCGGGTTCATGCTCTTCGTGTCGGGCTGGTCGGTGGCCAACGTCCTCCACATGTTCGCCGCCACGGTGGGCCAGTTCTCATTCCTCCGCTTCCTGCTGGGCGTCTTCGAGCCGGGCAGTTTTACCGGCGGGGTGAAGGCCGTCGGCGAATGGTTTCCCATGCGTGACCGCGCTTTGGCCGTCGGGATCTTCAACGCAGGCACTGCCATCGGTTCGGTCATCGCCGCGCCTGTGGTGTCAATCCTGGCGGTGCATTGGGGCTGGCGGTCCGCCTTCCTGGTTACGGGCGCGCTGGGCATCGTCTGGCTCATCCCCTGGATGCTATTGTTCAAACAACCCAACCGTCACCCGTTCCTCAGCGATGAGGAACGCCGTTTGATCCTCGATGGCCAGGGCGAGGAACCCGCGAAGCTGCGGCCCCCGCCGCTCATGCGCCTGCTGCGAATGCGCGAAACCTGGGGGTGCATCCTCGTGCGCGCGCTGACCGATCCGATCAGCTACTTCCTCCTGTTCTGGATTCCGCTCTACTTTCAGAAGCAGCACGACTTTGACCTGAAGAAGTTGGCGCTGTTTATGTGGATTCCCTATGCGGCGGCGGCGCTGGGCAACCTTGCGGGCGGCATCATCCCCCGCT
The window above is part of the Candidatus Paceibacterota bacterium genome. Proteins encoded here:
- a CDS encoding MFS transporter, producing MMKVKGLRWYIAGLLCFASALNYLDRQTLSVLIGTIKTELHLSNASYGQINAWFLASYGVMYAVSGFIIDRIGTRRGFMLFVSGWSVANVLHMFAATVGQFSFLRFLLGVFEPGSFTGGVKAVGEWFPMRDRALAVGIFNAGTAIGSVIAAPVVSILAVHWGWRSAFLVTGALGIVWLIPWMLLFKQPNRHPFLSDEERRLILDGQGEEPAKLRPPPLMRLLRMRETWGCILVRALTDPISYFLLFWIPLYFQKQHDFDLKKLALFMWIPYAAAALGNLAGGIIPRFLIGRGWELDEARKRTMLFMTGTLLVCLVSVSQVASPALALALVAGMTFCHGGWSNITLPAEVFPKNAIATVTGLGGALGSWVGALAMLTTGHAVDTCGFTPIFIAYAVLNPAALLLVYVLIGKLGVVRNID